The following DNA comes from Anopheles coustani chromosome 2, idAnoCousDA_361_x.2, whole genome shotgun sequence.
GTGTATTTCAAATTCGATTTATATCTTCTTCCTTGATTCTGTGTCAAATTCTGTGGGATCAGTTGTACGGATACTGCGTTGAAGTTCTCGCGAACAAATCTCCTACGAAAGAGCTGGAATcaaatggaagaaaagaagGATTGAAACAACATGAGGTTTAATCTGCGATTCTTAAATCCACCCAAAACTCACGTCTGAGGCATGTAGTAACCCATCTTAAACCCGGACGGCCAGGAGCTAACGGCGCGCGTGGTGGGGCAATAGTACGGGTTGGAGATAGCCGGAAAGTCGAACCAAAACGCGGCATTGTAGAACTCCGGGCAGAGACCATGCGAAGTCTTCGTGCCGGCGGCGAACTGGAACCATCCGCAGTAACCCATCTGCCAGTCCTTGTGACAGACGCGCCTCTGCGTGCCGAAGTCGGTGCTGGTGTGGATGCACTGTACGCTGGTGGCCGAATCCATCACGCTCAGACTGCTGTATGTAGAGTTCTGGTCAAATCCCAGCCACGCCGCATCACAGGCTGCAGAAGAAGAATGACGAATTACGAAGTCGCAAAACCTGTTCCGTCCGGCAGGACTCTCTCACCATCGATTCGGGCCAGCTTTTGCGTGCCCAGGTTGCGGCCCGCCTGGAAGGCGACGTGGGTTCCTAAGCTGAACGCGAACAGCATGCCATTCGCTGGCGCCATCCCGAAGGCGAACAGTTGGCGTAGTTTCTTCTCCAACGTGCGCGCGATGGCGTCCATTTGCTCTACGGCTTTGGTGTATTCCATGGCCGCGATGGTGGCGTAGTTGAGGCACATGATGCAGCCCTTCCGCTTGAGGACGAAGTTGTTGAGCATCTCCCGGACCCACTGCGTTTTGCTGCAACCCTCCGTCCAGCCGTGTACGATCACCACGAACGGATCGGTCGCTTTGCAGCCGAACGCATCGAAGTTCGTCTCCAGGGTGCCATGATCGGCAAAGGTGTTCTTGTTCCTGAGATTACAGAGACAACGTACAAGTCTTCAAACAGCGCACACAGCGTTGGTTCCAATTCTGGCCAAAATACTTCTCAACCTACCAATCATAGATAAGGAAGTTTATAACCGTATCGTAATCTAAGCTGACGCTTCCAAGAAGAGCTGCAGAATTATTGAAAAGCCCCACCAATATCACCCCAAAACACACCACCGATAAGGTCTTcattctaagaaattat
Coding sequences within:
- the LOC131265318 gene encoding pancreatic lipase-related protein 2-like; translated protein: MSKYISFLGGLKEAENDKLAAREGATRDLQCCWGRRVKSTAKRLRWEDEKTNNRAPNNTIIRQIFVRWSSSSSSSSSSNAESLPLATGTSPSRELSDEKPSDIRREKLSIALLGSVSLDYDTVINFLIYDWNKNTFADHGTLETNFDAFGCKATDPFVVIVHGWTEGCSKTQWVREMLNNFVLKRKGCIMCLNYATIAAMEYTKAVEQMDAIARTLEKKLRQLFAFGMAPANGMLFAFSLGTHVAFQAGRNLGTQKLARIDACDAAWLGFDQNSTYSSLSVMDSATSVQCIHTSTDFGTQRRVCHKDWQMGYCGWFQFAAGTKTSHGLCPEFYNAAFWFDFPAISNPYYCPTTRAVSSWPSGFKMGYYMPQTSFVGDLFARTSTQYPYN